The Frondihabitans peucedani genome segment CTCGCCTGCGATCTGCCGAGTGCTCCGGGGGCGGTCCGCGCGCTGCTCCGGGGTGCAGCTCTCGCCGACGACTCGCCCGAGGGCTTCGGCTGCGTCGCGGTCGACGAGGAGGGCCGGCGGCAGCCGCTGCTCGCGCTCTACCGGACCGCGCCCCTCGCGGCGCGCCTGGCGGAGCTTGCCGGAGGCGACGGCTCCGGTCTGGTCGGGCTGTCGTTCCGGCGCCTCCTCGACGGCGCCGACCTGGTGGAGGTGCCGCTCGCGGTCGGCCTCGCCGCCGACGTCGACACCGCCGACGACGCGCGGCGGCTGGGCGTCTCCGGCGGAGCGGGAGCGACTGCTGGTTAGGTGAGGGCATGACCGACACACCCGCCGACCTCGACGCCTGGGCCGCGAGGCTCTCCGAGGCGCTCCACCTCCCCGACGACACGACCGTCGACATCGCGGCCGTCCTCGACTTGGCCCGCGACGCCGCGCACGGCGTCGCGCGCCCCGCGGCCCCACTGACCACATTCCTCGTCGGTCTGGCCGCCGGCCTCCAGGGCGGGACCGCTCC includes the following:
- the mobA gene encoding molybdenum cofactor guanylyltransferase; protein product: MFLMQRLPFDAVLLAGGRASRLGGADKTAFTVGGRTLLDLALEAAQDARATAVVGLRPGTAPPPHAILTRESPPWSGPVAALGAGLRSLGATSSPRTLVLACDLPSAPGAVRALLRGAALADDSPEGFGCVAVDEEGRRQPLLALYRTAPLAARLAELAGGDGSGLVGLSFRRLLDGADLVEVPLAVGLAADVDTADDARRLGVSGGAGATAG
- a CDS encoding DUF6457 domain-containing protein, with the translated sequence MTDTPADLDAWAARLSEALHLPDDTTVDIAAVLDLARDAAHGVARPAAPLTTFLVGLAAGLQGGTAPDIERATAIARLLATAEQE